In one window of Xiphophorus hellerii strain 12219 chromosome 23, Xiphophorus_hellerii-4.1, whole genome shotgun sequence DNA:
- the LOC116715004 gene encoding LOW QUALITY PROTEIN: protocadherin gamma-A11-like (The sequence of the model RefSeq protein was modified relative to this genomic sequence to represent the inferred CDS: deleted 3 bases in 3 codons) yields the protein MACGKRHRGWVKWRDGFGQKLFHFFLLCHLSPVVTGHIRYSIPEEMKKGSLIGNVAQDLGLDLKRLRSGHARIVSGESIQYTELNADKGILAVKERIDREQLCGDTTPCSFSFEMILENPMELHQITVEITDINDHSPIFETDQINFDISESATTGARFSLTRSEDPDVGVNGLREYLLSENDHFVLKQHSNADGKKYAEMVLQKPLDREANPNLSLKLIAVDGGTPQRSGTVNINVAVLDANDNAPVFNQSVYKAVVTEMSPKDTYVTTVNASDADFGSNSIITYHFSDHKSGLNNLFRMDEITGMIYINGDIDYEKEKKFELRIDAKDQGGLTDSSKVIIEVIDVNDNAPVLSVMSFTNTVSEDSPPGTTIGIINVKDLDSGDNGQVSCRIDGNAPFKMKSNLRKYYTLITDSVLDRETVSEYNVSVIATDGGIPPLSAQITFNLKVSDVNDHAPVFSQTVYRAFIKENNSPGLPFITLKAKDPDENQNSRISYILEDTNIGGSPVSRYVSVNSETGVVQAIGTFDYEQIKEIVFVVKAQDGGSPPLSSNATVTLFIQDQNDNPPQVLYPVQTGGSMVAEMVPRSADVGYLVTKVVAVDVDSGQNAWLSYKLQKATDRALFEVGLQNGEIRTIRQVTDKDAVKQRLTVIVEDNGQPSRSATVSVNVAVADSFPEVLLEFSEFPHDKEYNDNLTFYLVLALAVVSFLFITCLVVIISVKIYRWRQSRILYHSSLPVIPYYPPRYSRHYGNRNSATRVQLRGVQNN from the exons ATGGCTTGTGGAAAACGGCATAGGGGCTGGGTGAAATGGCGTGATGGATTCGGacagaaattatttcatttttttctcctgtgtcACCTCAGCCCTGTTGTTACCGGACATATCAGATATTCGATcccagaggaaatgaagaaaggCTCACTGATCGGTAATGTAGCACAAGACCTCGGTTTGGATCTGAAAAGACTGCGTTCCGGTCATGCCCGTATCGTGAGTGGAGAAAGCATCCAGTACACCGAGCTGAACGCGGACAAAGGGATATTAGCAGTAAAGGAGAGAATCGACCGAGAGCAGCTTTGTGGCGACACGACACCGTGCAGTTTCAGTTTTGAGATGATTTTAGAGAATCCTATGGAGCTGCATCAGATTACGGTAGAGATTACAGATATAAATGATCATTCGCCCATATTTGAAACCGATCAAATCAATTTTGACATTAGCGAGTCGGCTACAACTGGAGCGCGTTTTTCATTAACTCGTTCAGAAGACCCCGATGTGGGTGTGAACGGTTTGAGAGAATATTTACTGAGTGAAAATGATCACTTTGTTCTCAAGCAACATTCAAATGCAGACGGAAAGAAATACGCAGAGATGGTGCTTCAGAAGCCTTTAGACAGAGAAGCAAACCCGAATCTGTCGCTGAAACTGATCGCTGTGGACGGAGGAACACCTCAGAGATCTGGCACCGTAAATATTAAT GTCGCTGTTCTTGATGCTAACGATAATGCGCCTGTTTTCAATCAGTCAGTGTATAAAGCTGTGGTGACGGAAATGTCTCCTAAAGACACTTACGTCACCACTGTTAATGCTAGCGACGCAGATTTCGGGTCCAACAGTATCATCACGTACCATTTTTCAGATCACAAAAGTGgtctaaataatttatttcgGATGGATGAAATTACTGGAATGATTTACATAAATGGTGACATTgattatgaaaaagaaaaaaagttcgAACTAAGAATTGATGCAAAAGATCAGGGCGGATTGACAGATTCCAGTAAAGTGATTATTGAAGTGATTGATGTAAATGATAACGCCCCTGTCCTAAGCGTGATGTCATTCACTAATACCGTGTCAGAGGATTCTCCTCCTGGAACAACTATTGGTATAATTAATGTAAAAGACCTGGATTCCGGTGATAATGGACAGGTGAGCTGTAGAATTGACGGGAATGCgccttttaaaatgaaatcaaatctaAGAAAATATTACACTCTAATAACAGATTCTGTATTAGACCGAGAAACAGTTTCAGAATATAACGTCAGTGTTATTGCTACAGATGGTGGGATACCTCCTCTCTCAGCCCAAATTacgtttaatttaaaagtttctgaTGTGAATGACCACGCTCCAGTTTTTTCACAAACAGTTTACAGAGCCTTTATAAAAGAGAATAACTCCCCGGGTTTGCCTTTTATTACGCTGAAAGCCAAAGATCCTGATGAGAACCAAAATTCTCGTATATCCTATATTTTAGAGGACACGAATATTGGCGGTTCTCCAGTATCTAGATATGTTTCCGTAAAT TCAGAAACTGGAGTCGTACAGGCAATTGGCACATTTGATTATGAACAGATTAAAGAGATCGTTTTTGTTGTCAAAGCGCAGGATGGAGGCTCTCCTCCACTCAGCAGCAACGCGACTGTGACATTATTTATCCAGGACCAGAACGATAATCCCCCTCAGGTTCTGTATCCAGTCCAGACtggtggctccatggtggctgaAATGGTTCCTCGTTCAGCAGATGTGGGCTACCTGGTGACTAAAGTGGTGGCTGTGGATGTGGACTCTGGACAGAATGCCTGGCTCTCCTATAAACTACAGAAAGCCACAGACAGAGCGCTGTTTGAAGTGGGCTTACAGAATGGAGAAATAAGAACTATCCGTCAGGTGACTGATAAAGATGCTGTGAAACAAAGACTGACTGTCATAGTGGAGGACAACGGGCAGCCCTCTCGTTCAGCTACAGTCAGT GTTAACGTGGCGGTGGCGGACAGCTTCCCTGAAGTGTtgttggagttcagtgaatttCCACACGATAAGGAATACAATGACAATCTGACTTTCTACTTAGTGTTGGCTCTGGCTGtggtttccttcctcttcatcacgTGTTTAGTGGTTATTATATCAGTGAAGATCTACAGATGGAGACAGTCTCGCATCCTGTATCACTCCAGCCTCCCTGTGATTCCATATTATCCACCTCGTTACTCTAGACACTATGGGAACAGGAACTCTGCCACACGTGTACAATTACGAGGTGTGCAGAACAACTGA
- the LOC116715035 gene encoding protocadherin gamma-B5-like — MAFQQPSRKWRFLFCFQWIQAVLLFCSSHTVSGHIRYSIPEEMKKDSLIGHIAQDLGLDLKRLRAGRARIVTGESVQYTELKADKGTLVVSERIDREQLCGEAASCSFSFEVILENPMELHPVTIEVLDVNDHSPVFKKAHIMLEISESANLGARFVLDKRGGS, encoded by the coding sequence ATGGCGTTTCAGCAGCCCTCTCGGAAATGGcgttttcttttctgctttcagtGGATACAagctgttttgctgttttgttcatCCCATACGGTTTCTGGACACATCCGCTACTCTATTCCAGAGGAGATGAAGAAGGACTCTCTTATCGGTCATATAGCGCAGGATTTAGGTTTGGACCTGAAAAGACTCCGTGCTGGTCGGGCCCGCATCGTGACCGGAGAGAGCGTCCAGTACACCGAGCTGAAGGCAGACAAAGGGACTCTCGTAGTGAGTGAAAGGATAGACCGAGAGCAGCTTTGCGGAGAGGCAGCCTCGTGCAGTTTCAGCTTTGAAGTGATTTTAGAAAACCCGATGGAGCTGCATCCTGTAACAATTGAAGTGCTGGATGTGAATGATCATAGCCCCGTGTTTAAGAAAGCACACATTATGTTAGAGATCAGTGAGTCCGCTAATCTCGGAGCGCGGTTTGTGTTGGACAAGCGCGGAGGATCCTGA